The following DNA comes from Anaerostipes rhamnosivorans.
GATACCATTGAGTCCTATTCAGGCATTCCGGGGACATACATACAAATCCTCCTGAAACTGATCGGTATTTCGTTTTTGTGTGAGTTTGCCGCCAACGTCTGCAAGGATGCTGGACAGGCAACCATGGCAAAACAGGTGGAGATGGCAGGGAAGCTGTCCATACTTGTGGTGAGCCTGCCGATTCTGGAATCCCTGCTGACCACACTAGAAAGGCTGATGGGATGAGACAAAAGATTATATTGCTTGCATTTATCTTTGTACTGATGTTTACTGCAAAGGTGTCTGCAAAAGAAGAGGAAGACTTAAGCGATTATTCATTTGAGCAGGTAGAAAAAACCCTGGAGAAAGCGCAGGTTCATTTTTCTTATGAGGAGCTGGTGAAAAAGCTGATCACAGGAAATATAAAAGGCGCTTTTTCCATGGTGACAGAAAGTATCGGGGACCAGCTGTTTTCGATCCTCTCAGAAAACAAAAATTTCATGAAGCAGCTGATTGTGGTGGCCATTATTGCGGCAGTGTTCAAGAACTTTTCGGATGCTTTTTTTCAGGGGAATACTGGGGACACGGCATTCTATGTAACCTACATGATCCTGATCGGGCTGATGGCAAATTCTTTTTTCTTTTTGAATTCTATCACAGACCAGGTGATCTCCACGCTTATTGATTTTATGAAGGGCCTCATCACGGCATATTCCATTGCGGTGGTGGCCACCACCGGGGTATCCACGTCGGTGGCACTTTATGAGATGTATCTGTTTGTGATCTATATTATCTCACTTTTGGTTCAGAGTGTGATTTTTCCGGCGGTCAAAATCCTGTTTGTCTTAAAGATCGTCAACCATATCTCTCTGGAGGAGAAGCTTTCCAGGCTCTGTGACGCCTTAGAATGGGCAGTCAGGGCGCTTTTAAAAGGACTTCTGGCCGTAGTGCTGGGAATTCAGATGATACAGGCTATGCTGCTTCCGGCCGTGGATTCCGTAAAAGATGGAATCTTAAAAAAGGGAGTCTCCATGATCCCCGGAGTGGGACAGGGAGTCAGTACGGTGACAACCACACTGATCGGATCGGCGGTGGTAATCAAGAACAGCATCGGGGCGGCAGGGATCTTTGCCCTGTGCGTGATCATTCTCGTGCCGCTGCTGCAGATCGGCGGGATCTTACTTTCTTACATTGGGACAGGGATCCTGCTCCAGCCTGTATCGGATAAGCGGATCACAGGATCTCTGGATGCGGTGATCAAGAGCGGCAAGCTGCTCATAAGGACGGTATTTACCTTAAGCATCCTGTTTATCCTGTCGATCGCTATCGTGGCATTTTCCACAAACATTAATTACTACACGGGGTGACGGCTTATGCAGTATATCAAAGCAATCGTTTTTTTTCTGATACTTATGACACTGGTAGGCCAGCTGTGCCAGGGAGACAAATATAAACCATATATCCGGCTGGTAACTGGATTTATGCTGCTGGCGCTTATGATGAAACCGGTGGCCTATGTGATGAATCTGGGACCAGAAGATATCACTGTATTTTCTAATATGGCATCGGGGAGCACGGAGTCTTCGTTCCGTAGCAAGGCCGTGGACAGTTATAAAAGCAGGGAGGAAAAGAAGATCAAAAAAATCCTTGCATCTTATAAGATTGAGGCTGAGGAAGTGGAAGTCGATGTGGATGACACAAAGGATGAGACGGAAATCAGTGAAATATCCGTCAAAGTGAAAAATGAGAAATTAGAAGGAAAGAAAGTAAAAACAGTACTTTTGAACTTCTATAATGTAGATGAGAGTCATATCAATATAAGTGAGTAGGAAGTGTATGATGGACAAAAAGGAACTGATTCAAAAAATTGAATCTATGGGTACAAAAAAAATCGTCTTGATCTTTGTTCTGGGCATCGCTTTGATTGTGTTTTCCTTTCCTTCATCCGGAAAGAAAACTTCAAAAAGCGCCAAGAGCACGGAAAGCCAGGAGGATACGTCATCCACGGACGCCTATGTCAAAAAACAGGAGCAGCGGCTCATGGCTGCGTTAAAGCAGGTGGAAGGTGTGGGAAAAGTCAAGGTGATGATTACTCTAAAATCTTCAAAAGAGTCAGTTGTCAACAAAGATACACCATATGAGGAGAGTACTAAAAAGGACGAAAAAACGGTAAAGGAAGACGAAGAGACCGTTTTGATTGATAAAGACGGGGAAAAAGTTCCTTACATAGTGAAAGAAGTAGAACCTGAAGTGGAAGGAGTTGTAGTGGTGGCACAAGGCGGAGGAAGCGATATTATCAACCAGAATATCGTCGATGCGGTGAGTGTGTTGTTTCACATTTCATCTTATAAAATAAAGGTGTTAAAAATGGAGGACTAAGGAAATGAAGAAAATCGTGAAAAAAAATCAATTAATCATCACAACTCTGGCTGTAATCATCGCAGTCGCGGGCTATGTCAATTATACGGGACAGTACATCACGACTTCAAAAGATAAAGCAAAAACCGTGAGCAATACGGCAAAGACGGCATCCCAGAGCCAGGCCAAGGATGACATCACCGATGTAGGAGAGGCAGTGCTCACAAACGCCCAGGTAAGCAATTATGTGGCAAAAGCAAAGCTTGAGAGAGAACAGACCCACAGCAAAGCAAAGGATACCCTGGAAGAGATCATCAAAGATAAGACCGTCAAGGACAGCGTGAAACAGGATGCAGTTGACAAACTCTCCACACTGGCAGAGCAGATGGAGATGGAGACAGCCACTGAAAATCTGTTGGGCGCCAAAGGATTTTTAAATTCCATTGTGACAATTCAAAACGGAAACGTGGACGTTTTGGTAAACTTAAAAGACATCTCCAAAGTGGAGAGAAGCCAGATTGAGGATATTGTCACAAGAAAGACCGGCTGCAAACTTGAAAATGTGGTGATCACGTCAATAAAAACAGAAGATTAAAGATTCGGTGTGTAAATTCCATGGGAAGGGATTTGCACACTTTCTTTTTTCTTGCATAACATCAATAAGTTTTGGTATAATTAACATACTGTATATATGAAGGATCATAGAACAGAAGAAAAAGTTTTTAGAAGCAATCAGCAGGAGGCTTTTTATGGAGAATAAAAGTAGTAGTTATAAGATTCAGGAAAAAGGGCTGCTCGGAGAGGTGAAGATCGCAGACGATGTCATCGCGATCATTGCGGGACTGGCAGCGACAGAAGTCAAAGGAGTCGCAGGCATGTGCGGCAATATCACAAATGAGCTGGTGAGCAAGCTGGGTATGAAGAAGCTTTCCAAGGGTGTGCACGTCAATGTGGAGGGAAATCATGTCAGTGTGGATCTGGCCATAGAACTGGATTACGGAGTCAGTATTGCACAGATTTCCAAGAAGGTGCAGGAGAAGGTCAAGACAGCCATAGAAAATATGACAGGGATGACCGTCGATGAAGTCAACGTAAGGATCGCCGGCGTAGCCCTGGAAGAAGAATAATCAAAAGAGACGGAGCTGTGAAAATCAGTTCCGTTCTTACTGTAAAGAGAAAGGACCGTAGGATGACAAGGAGTAAATTAAGAGAGCAGATGTTCCGTCTGTGTTTTTCCATTGATTTTCATGCAACAGAGGAGTTTGAAGCGCAGGCTGACCTGTACTTGGAAGAAAATGATTTTTTCAGGAACAAAGAAAAAGAGTACATCAAGAAAAGGACGCTTGACATGCTGTCCCGTCTTGGTGAGATCGACCAGAAGATCAATGAAAACAGCA
Coding sequences within:
- a CDS encoding stage III sporulation protein AE, with product MRQKIILLAFIFVLMFTAKVSAKEEEDLSDYSFEQVEKTLEKAQVHFSYEELVKKLITGNIKGAFSMVTESIGDQLFSILSENKNFMKQLIVVAIIAAVFKNFSDAFFQGNTGDTAFYVTYMILIGLMANSFFFLNSITDQVISTLIDFMKGLITAYSIAVVATTGVSTSVALYEMYLFVIYIISLLVQSVIFPAVKILFVLKIVNHISLEEKLSRLCDALEWAVRALLKGLLAVVLGIQMIQAMLLPAVDSVKDGILKKGVSMIPGVGQGVSTVTTTLIGSAVVIKNSIGAAGIFALCVIILVPLLQIGGILLSYIGTGILLQPVSDKRITGSLDAVIKSGKLLIRTVFTLSILFILSIAIVAFSTNINYYTG
- the nusB gene encoding transcription antitermination factor NusB, translated to MTRSKLREQMFRLCFSIDFHATEEFEAQADLYLEENDFFRNKEKEYIKKRTLDMLSRLGEIDQKINENSKGWDIKRLGKAELTILRIAVYEIMFDEDIPNKVAINEAVELSKTYCNEKAASFVNGILGKIG
- a CDS encoding stage III sporulation protein AG, producing MMDKKELIQKIESMGTKKIVLIFVLGIALIVFSFPSSGKKTSKSAKSTESQEDTSSTDAYVKKQEQRLMAALKQVEGVGKVKVMITLKSSKESVVNKDTPYEESTKKDEKTVKEDEETVLIDKDGEKVPYIVKEVEPEVEGVVVVAQGGGSDIINQNIVDAVSVLFHISSYKIKVLKMED
- a CDS encoding SpoIIIAH-like family protein, with product MKKIVKKNQLIITTLAVIIAVAGYVNYTGQYITTSKDKAKTVSNTAKTASQSQAKDDITDVGEAVLTNAQVSNYVAKAKLEREQTHSKAKDTLEEIIKDKTVKDSVKQDAVDKLSTLAEQMEMETATENLLGAKGFLNSIVTIQNGNVDVLVNLKDISKVERSQIEDIVTRKTGCKLENVVITSIKTED
- a CDS encoding SpoIIIAC/SpoIIIAD family protein, with the protein product MVKIALFGIIASILTLKIKSIRPEYGLVIGLVSSLFLAIYALDEMGKIIDLFDTIESYSGIPGTYIQILLKLIGISFLCEFAANVCKDAGQATMAKQVEMAGKLSILVVSLPILESLLTTLERLMG
- a CDS encoding stage III sporulation protein AF — translated: MQYIKAIVFFLILMTLVGQLCQGDKYKPYIRLVTGFMLLALMMKPVAYVMNLGPEDITVFSNMASGSTESSFRSKAVDSYKSREEKKIKKILASYKIEAEEVEVDVDDTKDETEISEISVKVKNEKLEGKKVKTVLLNFYNVDESHINISE
- a CDS encoding Asp23/Gls24 family envelope stress response protein, with translation MENKSSSYKIQEKGLLGEVKIADDVIAIIAGLAATEVKGVAGMCGNITNELVSKLGMKKLSKGVHVNVEGNHVSVDLAIELDYGVSIAQISKKVQEKVKTAIENMTGMTVDEVNVRIAGVALEEE